The Halomonas elongata DSM 2581 DNA segment GATTCCAGCCGCTGCTCGACCTCCGAACGAGGCAGGTCGCGAAAATCGTCCACCTCCAGCAGCCCCCTAGGGCTGGCTCCACTCACCCTCTGCTGCCCTTCGGCAGTCACGCATAGCCTCAGCATCGGGTGAAGGCCGTATAGGCGCCCGAGCGCAGACCTCAAGCCCTCGACATCGACATGATGGCCATCCAGCTCGACATAGAGATGCGCTGCGACACCACCCATGAAGGCTGAATTGTGGCGGCCCGACCAACAGGCAGCCTGCATTGGAGTCAGTTCTCGCATCACTAAATCGCATTTGACAATCAAAATCATTTACATTTATAAACTCATTCACAGGGAGCCGTCAACGTCAACGTAGGCCTGCCGTCAGCGAGGCTGCTGGAAACACAACCGAATCTGCCAAAAGGGATCGACTCATGAGCGAGTACAAAGCGGTAGCTGCCGCCACCTTCAAGAGGCAGAACTGTTCCAGCAGCCACTCCTTTATGCGTCTAAGGAATAAAAGCGTGTCTTTCCTCCATGACACGCTTCTCGAGGAAAGGGGTAAGGACAAGGTCGACAAGCCATGCTCCAGCCCCAGCGCGAGTCATGACAGGCCTTCAACCAAGTACAGGAAGAGACAGGTTCAGAGCATCTGCCATGGAGTCCATGACCTGGCCTGATCTTGAAGGGAAAACTGACCTCTTCTGACTACACGGAGGCATGACCCCGTCATGTCGTAAGTACCTATCCAGAAGGAAGTAACAATGACCCTATCCATCGAGGACCACGGCAAGCTCGACGAATTCTGGGCCTACTGTGTGAAGAATCAGTATTTCAATATTGGATACCCGGAGTCCGCAGACTTCGACTACACCATCCTGGAGCGGTTCTTGAGATTTTCCCTCAACAACTGCGGCGACTGGTCGGAATATTGTAACTACCTTCTCAATTCCTTCAGCTTCGAAAAGGAAGTCATGGAGTACTTCGCCAACCTCTTCGCCATTCCTTTCGAAGAGAGCTGGGGCTATGTGACCAATGGGGGAACTGAAGGCAACATGTTCGGGTGCTACCTGGCAAGAGAAATATTTCCTGAAGGAACCCTTTATTTTTCCGGAGACACTCACTACTCCGTATCCAAGATAGCACGCCTTCTACGTATGAAGGCTAAAGCCATAAAATCAAAGCCTGATGGCGAGATAGACTACGATAACCTCATCAGCAGCATCTCTCTTGATGGCGAGAAGAACCCAATTATCTTCGCCAACATCGGCACAACCCTGAAGGGTGCTGTCGATGACATTTCCATCATACAGGAACGATTGAGCCAGGCCGGAATAGAGCGAGACAACTACTATATACATGCCGACGCGGCACTCAGCGGAATGATTCTCCCATTCACGGATAACCCACAGCCTTTCAGCTTTGCGGATGGCGTAGATTCGATTTCCGTTTCTGGCCACAAGATGATCGGATCCCCCATCCCCTGTGGGGTCGTCGTTGCTAAGCAGAGGCATGTTTCTCTTATCACCTCCAGAGTCGACTATATCCTGGCCGACGACAAGACGATCAGTGGTTCACGCAATGGACACACACCCTTGATGATGTGGACGGCAATGCGGAGCCACTCATTCTCCGATTGGCGAAACCGCATTACCCGCTGTCTGGACCTGGCCCAGCATGCCGTTGATTGCTTCCGTCAGAAAGGTATCAATGCCTGGCGACACAGAAACTCTATTACTGTCGTCTTTCCCAAACCGTCCGATGCATTATGCAAGAAACATTGCTTGGCTGCTTCCGGAGATATCGCCCACCTGATCACTACAGGCCACCATCATGACACCCATAAAATTGACACCTTGATCAGCGATATTGTGGCAGAAATTTGCCATCACCAGACCTCAGACGTGCAGGATAAAATCGAATCAACCAGCAATCATTCCTGGGCAGGAACTGCCTTCTGATCGACACTATTTTTTACGCAGACACATAGAGGCCACCCACCATGTTCAAAATGAAAACGAAACAACAACAGCAGAAACCGAAAAAATGGATCAACAAACTCCACACAACCGGATAGATCACCACCAAAAACAAAATCTCACTTCAAGCATCATGATGAATTTTCAAGATCATTCAACCGGAACTAAAAAATGTCTTTAATGCATCGCACGCCCCATCGCTCAAAAAATTCTCATGGAACGACTTTAACCAATACTTTTTTCATCCCCTGTGTGGCACTTTTCGCAGGGCATGCCATAGCCCAGGACGGTGAAGATTCCAGCAATGCAACAAAGCTGGACACCATTGTCGTCACGGGCGAGAAGATGGAAAGATCATTGCACCGGACCGCCAGTAGTGTATCTGTCATCACCGCTGATGATGTCGAGAGCGAGCCACAGGCACAAACGGTTCCCGATATTCTGGATGGCGTACCGAATATACTGTACACAAGCAAGACAGACGCACCGATAATTCGAGGCGTTGACACCAAAGGGCCTGTTAGAGCAGGGAATGCCTATCTGTCCAAACCGGTTCCACGAGCGACAATCAGTGTAGATGGCCGCTATCTCAGCTCGGCCGAATACGGCATCGGCGCCGCCACGCTGTGGGATGTCGACTCGATCGAAGTCTTCCGCGGGCCGCAGACTACCAGCCAGGGAGCCAATAGTATCGCAGGCGCCATTGTCATTAACACCAAGGATCCGACGTTCACCCCTGAATGGGGAGGCCAGCTATTATATGGTAGCGAAAACAAGCAACGTGCCTCCTTCGTCGCATCTGGACCACTGTCTGATGACTTCGCTGCACGTCTCGCCCTCGACTATAGCGGACGAGATACTTTCGTCTCCTACACCAACCCCGAGTTTACGGCGCACGACAAGGATCTGGATTTCGAGAATTTCAACGCACGACTCAAGGCTCTCTGGCAACCACTCGATATCCCCGGGATCGAAGCGAAATTCACCTTTTCTCACACGGAAGTTGATCGTCCATCAAGCGAACCTGTATCGAAACCATACAAGGATCATAATAGCGAAACCCTTTATGTAGACACTCAAGAGACGGTAAGCGACACAGCCATACTCGATCTTGACTATGATTTCGGCAATGATGTGCGCATCAGCAACCAGCTTCAATATTCTTCAGGGGAGTTTAATTTCTACTTCTCTCCACCGTTTTCCGGAACTGCGTCCCGGGACTTTGACAACATATCCAACGAGCTGCGCCTTAATTTCGGCAGCACGGAATCGGAATTCAGTGGTTTCTCCGGAGTTTACTATTCACACGAGAACTCCAAGAACAAGCTTGACAATAGTCTAGGATGGACCGATGCCGATATCACACAGGATAGCCTCGGTATTTTTTCCGAAGTTTCGTGGAGATTCATCGACGACTGGACGCTGACAGGTGGGCTACGCTACCAGCGTGACCGTATACAGCATGAAGGTATTGCAAGCTATGTTCCAGATGTCGATTATGCCTATGACGAAACCTTTGATGCGGTGCTTCCCAAAGTCTCCCTTGCCTACGATATCTCGGACGATGTCACCGTGGGTGCGTTGATCAGCAAAGGGTATGTTCCGGGTGGAACGGGTGTCGATTTCTCAGGAGGAAAATACTACACCTTCAATGAAGAAACCGCTTGGAACTATGAACTCTTCACTCGAGCAAACTTTCTCGATGATCGTCTCTTCCTCTCCAGCAACCTCTTCTATACAGTCTACGAAGACTCGCAACGTTCCGTCACCGATTACACTGACGATGGCCGGAGGAGCTCGATAATCGTCAATGGGGATGAAGCAAAAGCCTACGGCCTCGAGATGAATACTGACTATCAGGCAACGGATGCCCTTCGTCTGCATGCTGGACTTGGTCTCTTGAAAACAAACGTCAGTGAGTTCAATGACTCTCGAGGCTCAGAATTCGTTGACAATGAGTTTTCCCAATCTCCCGGCTACATGTTCAATATTGGCGCCGCATGGGATATCAATTCACAGTTCCGTCTGAGTGGGGACATCCGTCATACGGATGGTTATTTCTCGACCGATGATAACGACCCGAGCCTTCATGTCGATTCCTACACCCTTGCCAATGCCAAGTTGACGCACTACCTGACCGACAATATCGAGCTCTTCGCTTATGTCGACAACATCTGGGATGAAGATGCTCCGACGCAGAAATTCACCGACCGCTCTGCCGGGGTTTCTGCCTATATCGTATCTCCTCGTGAATTCGGGGTAGGGCTGAAAGCCAGCTTCTGATACAGCGATGCCGGCTATTTTCTTCCTTTTGTGGAGAAGTGGCCGGTATACCGTAGCCCAGTTTCCAGCCCACAGGACTCCTGTTACTCCTTCGCCCCCCTTTAATTTGGAACCCGCACCGATGATGGAAAATCAGCCAGAGAGCCAACCAGATTCCAGACTTTCCAACCATGAAGAATATATCTGGATGCAACAACAGAGCCCCGACAGCTCGTTGAGCGAGTTGCGCGCATGGAAACTAGGCGACAAGGTCGAACTATCCCGACTGCTGCAAGCCCTCCAGACACTGACGCAGCATTACCCCGAGCTCGATGCCCGCTACCGCTTCCGTGATGATGGCGAGCTGGTCAAGACGTACGCCGCCTCCACCAGCCCCAGAGTCGATCTCCGACAGGCACACACAACCTCGGACATGGCGCGTCAACTTGTGGAATGGCAGGAGGTTCATTGGGACCTCGAGAGAGTTCCTCCTTTCAAGGCAGCGATCATCCATTGCAATGAAGACGTCATCCTGGCACTTGCTGCCCACAAGATCCTGGCTGAAAGCTGGTGCGTTTCCCGCATTCTGCAGACAGTGTCCGGGCTCTACCTGGATGAGCCTCTTGCTTCTGCCCGACACGTCCTGCCTGCCGAACGGGTACCGGCGCTCCCTTCGAGCGTGGCGCCCATCCAGTGGTCTCGCAATGCCTCAGGGCATGCCATCCAGAGTCTCCAGACACCCTTGGTGCCTCTCGGCAGAGCCCGGTATCTGGCCCTGAAATACAAGGTCTCTCTATCGACACATGAAATCCCCCTTGCCCCTATCGCCAGCGAGGGAGTGGATATCACGACGCTCCGGGTCATCATTGCCACGCATTTTGCCCGCTTCATCGCCGAAACGGGACAACATGAAACGATCGGCTTGAGCCTGATCACTCCTGGGGGAACTCATCGGCTGACACTTCGCCCTGGCGATGGTGACGTGCTGGCACACCGCACGATAATGGAAACGATCAAAGGGCATGCCTCCTCCATCTCGGAACCTGATGATGCCCTGCCCTGGATCGAGATCAACCTGACCGGAGGCCTGACAAGCCCTGATGGCATCATCGATCAGGAACTGCTGATTCCCACCCGCGAGGCTCATACCGACTTCATGCTTGCCATCATGCCTGACCATGGGTCATCCATTGACCTCGTCCTTACCACCGGCCAGGCGGTTTCCTCGCATGCGGGCGTATTCCTCCTCGATCGCTTCCTTTGCCGATTGGCATCAGGAGAACCATCCGTGTCGGGCCTGGATACGCAGCCAGCTACCAGTGCCGAAGACACAAGAGAAGACGTCGCCGACCGGCTGGATATCGCCATGATTATTCTGGAGGAGTTTCGCACTACACTCGGCGCCCCCGAAATGCAGCAGGATGATGATTTCTTCGACTTTGGCGGCCACTCTCTGCTGGCAACACGCATCATCGGCCGTCTACTGGATTCGCACGGATTGGAAGTCAATTTCAATGACTTCTTCGACGCTCCTTCGGCAGAAGCGCTTGCCGCTCGGATATCGGTGACGAGAGCTGACTGCAGCCCCTCTCCTTCTCCCCCCCAGACTGTCGCTTCTTCCAAGGCTCCTCTCGCGCTGGCCCAGACCTCGTTATGGAAGGCCTATGCCGCTCACGACTTTGGCACTATCTTCAACCTTCCCTTCGGGCTGGAGTTTTTGGACGCCGTTGACGAGAGCCTGTTCGAACAGGCCTTCAGGGATGTGCTCAAGCGGCATGCAGGCCTGCGTACCCTGTTCTACCAGCAAGACGGCAGGACATGGCAGCAGGCCATTTCCATCTCGGAACTGGCCGATTATCGCTGGTTCTGGACCAGCCGCGAAAGCCAGGGCATCACCCTGCAGGACGAGGCTTCACACCGCTTCGATCTAGCGAGCGAGCTGCCGCTCCGCGTCCGTTTCCTGCGCGACTCGAAAACCGGGAATCAGGTTCTGTCACTGCTCGTTCATCACATGGCGATTGACGAGTGGTCTCTCAATACCGTGATAGACGACTTGCGACATGCCTATCTTGCTCGCAGCTCGGGCAGCGAACCCCTCTGGACAAGACCGGCTCCACCCTTCCACGACTTTGCCCATCAGCAGCACACCGCGGGAGTCGATCCAGGCCATCTTCAATACTGGAAGGACCGACTGGCCGGAGCCAACTCCCAACTGCAACTTTTCAGTGGAGATAAGCCGGAGGAGACCGAAACCGCCTCCCTGGCGGCGGACTGGATCGAACAGCCACTCACGCAGGAAATCAGCAATCGGCTCTATGCCATTGCGCGACACCACAACGTTTCGCTGTTCAATGTCATCTATACCGCCATTGCACTGACATTGCACAGCATCGGGCAGTCACGGGACATCGTCATCGGTACCTCCGCTTCGGGACGCACCGACCCGACGTTTTACGAGACGGTCGGCTACTTCACCACTATGGTCGCCCACCGGATCTCGGTGACGCCCGAAATGCCGATCGCCAGGCTACTCGACAACATTCAGCACCAGATCGGCGAGTCGATGGCCTATGCAGATGTACCAATCGACCTCATTCAACAGGCGCTAGGCATGGCAGAGGGTGATGGCCTGCCGTTCGAAGCCTATGTGCAGATCCACGCCAAGAATGCCCTGAATGGCTCCCTTGCCACCGCAGATGGAGAAACCATCAGGTACCGCCAGATCGATCCAGACAAGAGCGAGTCGATGTTCGACCTTCAGTTCGAAATCATGGAGGACAATATCGAAGGCGAAAATCACCTGCGCTTGGTGATCACCTATAACGCTGACCGCTACCACAAGGAGCAGGCCGAAAAGCTCGGTGCCACCATCCGCAAGACGCTCTCCTTCTTCGCCGAGCATGAGTTGCTGAATGCGCCGGTCAGCGAAGTGACCCTATGAACAGGTGACGACGTATGATGCCTGCCAGCCTGCCCTCCAAGGCATGGCTGGCAGGCAAACCAGTTACTACAGAATGGCCCTCGCGCTGCCTGGATCCGCTACCGGCGACCGATGCAGGCTCAGCCGCGGTAAGCCTTGAGAACATCATCCATGATGATGTTGAGTGGCGTAATGCTGGCCCCGGTGACATACCAGGCTTCCGGGTCGACGAAGATCACGCGATCATTCTTCCACGCCTTGGTTTCGCGCAGAAGCGGGTTCGCCAGACTCTCGGCATTCAGCACGGGGCGATGCTCCATCACGGCGGTACGATCAATGACGAAAAGGATGTCGGGATCGGATTCCTGAATGAACTCGCTCGAGATCGGCTGGCCATGTAGTCCTGTTTCAGGTGAGGTACTGGCTGGCTTGACGCCTAGAGTGTCAAATACGAAGCCATAACGCGAATTGACACCGAAGGAAGCAAAGGTGCCATTGTTGTGCATCACCACGAGGGCTTTTTCCGGACGTCCTTCCGTGACGTTCCTCACCTCCTCAGCCTTCTCCTCGAGCTCCTCGCCTTTTTCCCTTGCCAACTCCTGCTTGCCAAAGATCCTTCCCAGTGTCATCAGGTGGTCCCTGATCACCTCAATATACCCACTCTGGCTGTTACGATAGTCGACATCGAAGTGAAGCACCGGAGAAAACTGACTTATTTCATCATAATGATTCGCCTGGAGGGACGTCATCAATACCAGGTCAGGATGAAGCTCATAAACCTTCTCGATATTGGGTTTGACGATGAACCCCAGATCCATGACATCCGGATCATTCTTGTACTGGGACAGGAAATCAGGCACGAAATCCTTGGGAGCTCCCGCCACCTCGACGCCAAGCTGGTCCAGAAAGTCGAGTTCGTTCATATCGAGAACAGCAACGCGTTCTGGCCGCTCCTCGATCACCGTCTTCCCCAGGCTATGCTCGATAGTCATCGGACTGAAGGCACCAGAGGGATCGGTATGTTCCTCATCTTTCCCTGCCTGAGCGACACCAGGTGCCAGGGACAGCATGGCAACGGCCAGCGCAGCCGCTCGTCCACCACTCTTGATATTCTCGATCATCGTATTTCTCCTCTCGGGGTGAAGTAATTGCACAGACGTCCATTGCCATTGCTCAGGATCTCGAAATCCAGCGAATAAAGGTCGCGAAGCCTTTCCTTGGTCACGACATCATCGACGCAACCAGAAAAATGGATACTCCCTTCCTTCATCGCGACAATATGATCGGAATAGTTGGCGGCGAAGTTGATGTCATGGATGACCGTTACCACGGTTCTTCCATGGTC contains these protein-coding regions:
- a CDS encoding histidine decarboxylase — translated: MTLSIEDHGKLDEFWAYCVKNQYFNIGYPESADFDYTILERFLRFSLNNCGDWSEYCNYLLNSFSFEKEVMEYFANLFAIPFEESWGYVTNGGTEGNMFGCYLAREIFPEGTLYFSGDTHYSVSKIARLLRMKAKAIKSKPDGEIDYDNLISSISLDGEKNPIIFANIGTTLKGAVDDISIIQERLSQAGIERDNYYIHADAALSGMILPFTDNPQPFSFADGVDSISVSGHKMIGSPIPCGVVVAKQRHVSLITSRVDYILADDKTISGSRNGHTPLMMWTAMRSHSFSDWRNRITRCLDLAQHAVDCFRQKGINAWRHRNSITVVFPKPSDALCKKHCLAASGDIAHLITTGHHHDTHKIDTLISDIVAEICHHQTSDVQDKIESTSNHSWAGTAF
- a CDS encoding TonB-dependent receptor, which gives rise to MSLMHRTPHRSKNSHGTTLTNTFFIPCVALFAGHAIAQDGEDSSNATKLDTIVVTGEKMERSLHRTASSVSVITADDVESEPQAQTVPDILDGVPNILYTSKTDAPIIRGVDTKGPVRAGNAYLSKPVPRATISVDGRYLSSAEYGIGAATLWDVDSIEVFRGPQTTSQGANSIAGAIVINTKDPTFTPEWGGQLLYGSENKQRASFVASGPLSDDFAARLALDYSGRDTFVSYTNPEFTAHDKDLDFENFNARLKALWQPLDIPGIEAKFTFSHTEVDRPSSEPVSKPYKDHNSETLYVDTQETVSDTAILDLDYDFGNDVRISNQLQYSSGEFNFYFSPPFSGTASRDFDNISNELRLNFGSTESEFSGFSGVYYSHENSKNKLDNSLGWTDADITQDSLGIFSEVSWRFIDDWTLTGGLRYQRDRIQHEGIASYVPDVDYAYDETFDAVLPKVSLAYDISDDVTVGALISKGYVPGGTGVDFSGGKYYTFNEETAWNYELFTRANFLDDRLFLSSNLFYTVYEDSQRSVTDYTDDGRRSSIIVNGDEAKAYGLEMNTDYQATDALRLHAGLGLLKTNVSEFNDSRGSEFVDNEFSQSPGYMFNIGAAWDINSQFRLSGDIRHTDGYFSTDDNDPSLHVDSYTLANAKLTHYLTDNIELFAYVDNIWDEDAPTQKFTDRSAGVSAYIVSPREFGVGLKASF
- a CDS encoding condensation domain-containing protein, with product MMENQPESQPDSRLSNHEEYIWMQQQSPDSSLSELRAWKLGDKVELSRLLQALQTLTQHYPELDARYRFRDDGELVKTYAASTSPRVDLRQAHTTSDMARQLVEWQEVHWDLERVPPFKAAIIHCNEDVILALAAHKILAESWCVSRILQTVSGLYLDEPLASARHVLPAERVPALPSSVAPIQWSRNASGHAIQSLQTPLVPLGRARYLALKYKVSLSTHEIPLAPIASEGVDITTLRVIIATHFARFIAETGQHETIGLSLITPGGTHRLTLRPGDGDVLAHRTIMETIKGHASSISEPDDALPWIEINLTGGLTSPDGIIDQELLIPTREAHTDFMLAIMPDHGSSIDLVLTTGQAVSSHAGVFLLDRFLCRLASGEPSVSGLDTQPATSAEDTREDVADRLDIAMIILEEFRTTLGAPEMQQDDDFFDFGGHSLLATRIIGRLLDSHGLEVNFNDFFDAPSAEALAARISVTRADCSPSPSPPQTVASSKAPLALAQTSLWKAYAAHDFGTIFNLPFGLEFLDAVDESLFEQAFRDVLKRHAGLRTLFYQQDGRTWQQAISISELADYRWFWTSRESQGITLQDEASHRFDLASELPLRVRFLRDSKTGNQVLSLLVHHMAIDEWSLNTVIDDLRHAYLARSSGSEPLWTRPAPPFHDFAHQQHTAGVDPGHLQYWKDRLAGANSQLQLFSGDKPEETETASLAADWIEQPLTQEISNRLYAIARHHNVSLFNVIYTAIALTLHSIGQSRDIVIGTSASGRTDPTFYETVGYFTTMVAHRISVTPEMPIARLLDNIQHQIGESMAYADVPIDLIQQALGMAEGDGLPFEAYVQIHAKNALNGSLATADGETIRYRQIDPDKSESMFDLQFEIMEDNIEGENHLRLVITYNADRYHKEQAEKLGATIRKTLSFFAEHELLNAPVSEVTL
- a CDS encoding siderophore ABC transporter substrate-binding protein: MIENIKSGGRAAALAVAMLSLAPGVAQAGKDEEHTDPSGAFSPMTIEHSLGKTVIEERPERVAVLDMNELDFLDQLGVEVAGAPKDFVPDFLSQYKNDPDVMDLGFIVKPNIEKVYELHPDLVLMTSLQANHYDEISQFSPVLHFDVDYRNSQSGYIEVIRDHLMTLGRIFGKQELAREKGEELEEKAEEVRNVTEGRPEKALVVMHNNGTFASFGVNSRYGFVFDTLGVKPASTSPETGLHGQPISSEFIQESDPDILFVIDRTAVMEHRPVLNAESLANPLLRETKAWKNDRVIFVDPEAWYVTGASITPLNIIMDDVLKAYRG